Sequence from the Penicillium oxalicum strain HP7-1 chromosome IV, whole genome shotgun sequence genome:
AGGATGCTACGGATGACTTCTATCTCTGGACACCCAAGCATCCCTCGCAGGATGACAACTGCGTCTTCGGTCATGTGGAGCAGTATCATCGGAAGCGGCCTGGAAAAGAGTGTTGGGTGAATTGGCGCGATCCGCACGTCCACCGTGTGGAGAGTGCCAACTGCACTTGCACTCGTGCAGATTTTGAGTGGTGAGTTAACTatcctcttttcttctgtcttTTGACGTTTGCAAGTAAACAGTCTGGCTAACCTCCTTCCTCACCCAGCGACTACAACTACGAAATGCAAAACGACGGAAGTTGTGGTCTTGTCCCGGGATTCCAACCCCCCGACCACAGTCTTTCCTGCAAAAAGGACCCCAACCAGGTCGAGTTCTGGGAACCCACGGGCTACCGCCGCATCCCTCAATCTACCTGCGAAGGTGGACTCGAGCTCGACAAGGTTCAGCCCCGTCCATGCCCAAATaaggaagaagaattcgAGCGCAAACATGGCATTAGCGGGATTGGGCTGTTCTTTGCAATCATTATTCCTATCGCTGCCGCCTCGGCCTTTGGATACTTTGTCTATACCCGCTGGGACGGCAAGTTTGGTCAAATCCGTCTGGGCGAGACCGGCGGTGGCGGCAATTTCGGCGGTGGCGCGTCGGGCCTGGGAGGTTTATTCACGCGGGACTCGTTGCTGGTTGCTATCCCGGTGACCATCATTGCAGGCGCGGTTGCAGCGGCTCAGGCTCTGCCGTTGCTTGCCATGAGTCTGTGGAGGAGCGTGAGTGGGGTTGTCCGGGCTAGGGGCCGGGGATACCAGCGACCGTATGCGACGAGATCGTCTTTTGCGTCGAGAAGAGGGGATTATACGCATGtcgtcgatgatgaggatgagctgtTGGGAGTGGATGAtattgaagatgatgaagaggcGTAGTGTACCTATTTGTGGAAgcttttggattttttttccgggGAGTTTGAATATTTTGCTGTCGATGTTGAGCTGAGATCTTTGACCTTGACTTTGAATGGACCAGGAATCTTCAATTGGATCTAACCTGGCAGTTGCAGTCTTAAGATGTGTCCTGATTACGTGCCTTGAACTTGATGTGACATTATGAGCGTGATGttttattttcatttttcttttctcttcccaaGTCTTTCGTGTGTGTTGATTGTACCTGTTGTCTTTGTCGTTGGGATCTTTCTTTGGTCTAATACATTTCAATCGGATGTTTGCTATTTCCGCGTACCTACCTAGATATCCATTCTCCGGATAGACTTGACTTtgttcaagaaagaaaagggcagTTGATCACTATGTTAGATTGAGGCGTGAATCTCCAACCAATTATTATAGATCTATCTCTCTCACCTAATCCGTTAGCCACATGTCGAGTAAGCACTAGGCTAGTACGTACGTAGTCCAGGACTATGGATAGAATTTCAGATGCTCGATGAACGAGTGAACTAAGGCGATAGATCCGCTTGTTCTTCATGATATCACACCTCTACATCTACATCTCGATGTTGAATTGTCTACCCAATCTACCTTTGTAGAGTGAGTAGGCTTGCGTTTATTGCTGCGCCAACCTTACCTGGGAAATTGGAGTTGCAAGTACCATGATTCGGGTTGATAATAAGGCTCTAGGTATCAGGTTATGTCATGTTTGCGATTGAAGGAAGGCTTGGGTATGTACTTTTGTAGGTCTCCCGTCTGTAACGAGGTGCATTACTTTGCATCACATGGATGGATTGTAGTGTGTATCTTGGACACTTGTAACTTCAATCTCTGTGTGGAATTTAGTGGCAAATCTGTCGCATTATTTGGCTGGTCCTAGGTCTCTGAGTGCTTTCCTTCTACTGTACGTGATAAACGAGAGCATCGTCACATTCAtcagaaaaaagagggtcTACCGAGCCTGGCAGGGCTATCCTGCATCCAGTTCGTAGGTTGGACATTGCGTTTCGCCTCTCCACTTGTCATCCATGCTCAATGGGGGTGCTTTTCCCATATATGACCAAATTTCTTCCGCTCATTCCCGTCCATGTTGCTCATCTTCCAATACAACTGGATCCCGGATATCCGGCTTATTTGGGCAGATCCTCGGGCCCGAACGAGTTTGGCAACAACTAAATGTTTGATTCAGATCAAAAGTAAGCAAATCTGCCTCTTGTCTGGGACTTCCGCGGCATTGGATTCTCCATCCTATAGTCAAGTGGGGATTTCCAGAGAAAACGGACCACGAgcagaagggagaagagagagaggaaaacgcagggggaaacaaaaaccTACCTCGCCCATCGTCTTCATGACATAGTTCCCTTGTCCGTCATACATGTATATAGGGAAGGAAGGAGTGGTGAATTCTCGCATACTGGGAAAATTGTTAGGTTTAATGTGTTTTTGATAGGTCAGTTGTTTTTTGGGtcatttcccccctctcatttCTTCTTTGCAACAAGGGATTTGGGATATCACGTTTGTTACTTACTATTGTCGACACATTCCACAGGGTGAAGCTCCAGGCGTGATGTCAGTGGCAACGGCAATAGCGCGGAACTCTTTGTGGCCGGCAACCTATaaaggaagaaaatgagAGAAAGCAGAGTGGTTAGTTTTGATCTTTTCGTGAATAGTGATTCCGCAAGATTTGTCGAAACAGATCCTAGGGGGAAGACTGTCGATGCAAGtctctatcgcctcgttgcAAGACCCCATGTGTGATATCCATTCAAAAGCGGCGGGGAAACAAAAGGTATATTTGCAACGTACAATAGCCGTGGCGAAAGCGACGCGCTCCGCACAGGTTCCTACGGGATAGGCGACATTTTCGATATTAGCTCCGACGACAAAGTCACCGGACGCGGTCAGAATGCATGCGCCGACGCGGAATTTGGAGTACGGGCCTAATAGCCATGGGGTTAGTTTTTGACTGTATGTCTAGTTTCTGAAATGGAGAGCTCAAAGCCCAGTTGCGAAAAAatgcgaaaaagaaaaacatgtGGAAAAGAGCGGGTGGACAAGGTGATTGGATGCAGACTCTCGAATATGATCTGGCGGTCTTGACTGGGCAGCTAGATAGCTTATGGAAACAGCTGGCTTGCTAATTCCTTTTCTCCTGGGTAAGGCTTCTTGGGCAGCCGAGCAGATACTGTCTCCATGGTATTTTAATGCGCAGGATTATACCATGTCAAGTGTAGTAGAAGTGGAGGAAACGACCGCGCTGAGGGGAAATCGAACGGGGTGAGGGGATGAGGGGAAAGGACGGAGGGGTGAGTTGAGCGATACTGACAGTATGCGGCGgtcttggcctcgatggcCTTGGTGGACAGAGTGTGGAGCTCTTCGGCCGAGATGGGGGAGTTGATGGGAGGCATATTTGAAGCAGAGAACAGGTCTTTTGTGGGCGAACAGAGCTGCAGATGAAGAgagtgaagagagaaaaaaagaagcagggAGTTTTGATTGATTCTTGTTCGATTGGGGAGCGGAGAAGAGCGGGGAAGCTGGCGATAACAAAAAAATTCAGAAAAAAGGCTTATCGGGGACGACGTAGTTCCTGACCCTCCGAACATAACGGAGGAGGTTGCGCTCTTcgtagaaaaaaaa
This genomic interval carries:
- a CDS encoding Cytidine deaminase, which codes for MPPINSPISAEELHTLSTKAIEAKTAAYCPYSKFRVGACILTASGDFVVGANIENVAYPVGTCAERVAFATAIVAGHKEFRAIAVATDITPGASPCGMCRQYMREFTTPSFPIYMYDGQGNYVMKTMGELLPNSFGPEDLPK